A genomic region of Dunckerocampus dactyliophorus isolate RoL2022-P2 chromosome 10, RoL_Ddac_1.1, whole genome shotgun sequence contains the following coding sequences:
- the LOC129189368 gene encoding ephrin type-B receptor 3-like isoform X13, which yields MTMDYVLLLCSFLLAVASAVEETLMDTKWATTELAWTSHPETGWEEVSGYDDAMNPIRTYQVCNVRELNQNNWLRSDFIPRKDVLRVYVEMKFTVRDCNSIPNIPGSCKETFNLFYYESDSDSATATSPFWMENPYVKVDTIAPDTSFSKLDSGLVNTKVRSFGPLSKAGFYLAFQDLGACMSLISVRVFYKKCSTTIANFAVFPETATGAEATSLVIAPGTCVPNALEVSVPLKLYCNGDGEWMVPVGACTCSAGFEPAMKDTQCQACSPGTFKYKQGEGFCLPCPANSRASSGAASVCSCRNGYYRSDTDTPDSPCTTVPSAPRNVISSVNETSLVLEWSEPRDMGGRNDTFYNVICKKCLPERGMCSRCDDNVDISPRHLGLTLRRVAVRNLQAHTQYSFEIQAVNGVSNKSPYTPQFSTVNITTNQAAPSAVPTVHLMAATASTMSLSWLPPEKPNGIILDYEIKYHEKVSRNDQGEAIAHTMTAQRSNARIEGLKAGTPYVVQVRARTVAGYGRYSSPADFSTNLQTDPPKLWQEQLPLIVGSATAVFVFIIAVVVIAIVCLRKQRNGSESEYTEKLQQYKSPIVTPGMKVYIDPFTYEDPNEAVREFAKEIDVSCVKIEEVIGAGNPPKLLSYRGKTASHLQAIPLEDFTPSGTFTQFIGEFGEVCRGRLKLPGRREIIVAIKTLKVGYTDRQRRDFLSEASIMGQFDHPNIIRLEGVVTKSRPVMIVTEFMENGALDSFLRLNDGQFTVIQLVGMLRGIAAGMKYLSDMNYVHRDLAARNILVNSNLVCKVSDFGLSRFLEDDPTDPTYTSSLYFMLTYSFAYPQGGKIPIRWTAPEAIAYRKFTSASDVWSYGIVMWEVMSYGERPYWDMSNQDVINAVEQDYRLPPPMDCPTALHQLMLDCWVKERNLRPKFTQIVATLDKLIRNAASLKVVTNSTQSTGDLLRIGVTLAGHQKKILGSIQDMRLQMNQTLPVQV from the exons TGGGAAGAAGTGAGTGGCTATGACGATGCCATGAATCCCATCCGGACTTACCAAGTTTGTAATGTGCGAGAGCTCAACCAGAATAACTGGCTACGCAGTGACTTTATCCCGCGGAAGGATGTGCTGCGTGTATATGTGGAGATGAAGTTCACAGTGCGTGACTGCAACAGCATCCCAAACATCCCAGGCTCCTGCAAAGAGACCTTCAACCTCTTCTACTATGAGTCGGActccgactcagccacagcaaCCAGTCCGTTCTGGATGGAAAACCCATACGTGAAAGTGGACACCATCGCGCCAGATACGAGCTTTTCCAAGCTCGATTCCGGACTTGTTAACACTAAAGTCAGGAGTTTCGGGCCGTTGTCCAAAGCCGGGTTCTATCTGGCCTTCCAGGACCTTGGGGCTTGCATGTCGCTCATCTCAGTGAGGGTTTTTTATAAGAAGTGCTCCACCACCATAGCCAACTTTGCAGTTTTTCCAGAGACAGCAACCGGAGCTGAAGCGACATCCTTGGTCATTGCCCCTGGAACTTGTGTGCCCAACGCCTTGGAGGTGTCCGTGCCGCTAAAGTTGTACTGCAACGGAGATGGGGAATGGATGGTTCCTGTGGGTGCCTGCACCTGCTCAGCTGGTTTTGAGCCTGCCATGAAGGATACTCAATGTCAAG CTTGCAGCCCTGGAACCTTCAAGTACAAGCAAGGGGAGGGCTTCTGTTTGCCTTGCCCTGCAAACAGCCGTGCCAGCTCTGGAGCGGCAAGCGTTTGCTCCTGTCGAAACGGTTACTACCGATCGGACACGGACACCCCCGACTCACCCTGCACAA CTGTTCCCTCCGCCCCACGCAATGTCATCTCCAGTGTGAATGAAACTTCACTTGTTCTGGAATGGAGCGAGCCAAGGGATATGGGCGGCCGCAATGACACCTTCTACAACGTCATCTGCAAGAAGTGCCTGCCCGAGCGGGGAATGTGCTCTCGCTGCGATGACAACGTGGACATCTCGCCGCGCCACCTGGGTCTTACCCTGCGCAGAGTGGCGGTCCGCAACCTGCAAGCCCACACGCAGTACAGCTTTGAGATTCAGGCCGTCAACGGCGTTTCCAACAAGAGTCCTTACACGCCTCAGTTTTCTACAGTGAACATCACCACGAATCAGGCTG CACCATCTGCAGTACCTACAGTTCACCTGATGGCGGCCACAGCGAGCACCATGAGCCTGTCCTGGCTGCCTCCAGAAAAACCCAACGGAATCATTCTGGATTATGAGATTAAATACCATGAGAAGGTAAGCAGAAAT GATCAGGGTGAAGCCATCGCTCATACAATGACGGCCCAACGGAGCAATGCCCGCATTGAAGGTCTCAAGGCTGGTACGCCTTACGTGGTGCAGGTCCGTGCACGAACAGTGGCCGGTTACGGTCGTTACAGCAGCCCGGCGGACTTCAGCACCAACCTCCAAA CTGACCCACCCAAGTTGTGGCAAGAGCAGCTACCCCTCATCGTAGGATCAGCTACTGCCGTCTTTGTCTTCATCATTGCCGTTGTGGTCATCGCTATTGTCTGCCTCAG AAAGCAGAGGAACGGTTCAGAGTCAGAATATACAGAGAAACTGCAGCAGTACA AATCCCCAATAGTCACTCCGGGAATGAAGGTCTACATTGACCCCTTCACCTATGAGGATCCCAATGAAGCCGTGAGGGAGTTTGCCAAAGAGATTGACGTCTCCTGCGTGAAGATCGAGGAGGTCATCGGCGCAGGTAACCCACCAAAGCTCCTGAGCTACAGGGGGAAGACTGCTAGTCACCTCCAGGCCATACCGTTAGAGGACTTCACACCAAGCGGTACTTTCACTCAATTCATCG GAGAGTTTGGAGAGGTGTGCCGTGGTCGCCTCAAGCTGCCTGGCCGCCGCGAGATCATCGTTGCCATCAAGACTCTCAAAGTAGGCTACACTGACCGGCAGAGGAGAGACTTCCTCTCCGAGGCATCCATCATGGGGCAGTTTGACCACCCCAATATTATCCGCTTGGAGGGTGTGGTCACCAAGAGTCGACCAGTGATGATTGTGACCGAGTTCATGGAGAATGGAGCACTGGACTCGTTCTTAAGG CTCAACGATGGGCAGTTCACCGTGATCCAGCTCGTCGGCATGCTGCGTGGCATTGCAGCAGGCATGAAGTACCTGTCGGATATGAACTATGTGCACAGAGACTTGGCTGCCCGTAACATTCTGGTCAACAGCAACCTGGTGTGCAAAGTGTCCGACTTTGGCCTATCCCGTTTTCTTGAAGATGACCCTACGGACCCCACCTATACGAGCTCACTG TATTTCATGCTCACCTACTCATTCGCATATCCACAGGGAGGGAAGATACCTATTCGATGGACCGCACCCGAGGCGATTGCCTACAGGAAGTTCACCTCAGCGAGCGACGTGTGGAGCTACGGCATTGTCATGTGGGAAGTCATGTCGTACGGAGAGAGGCCGTACTGGGACATGAGCAATCAGGAC GTGATAAATGCCGTGGAGCAGGACTATCGACTGCCCCCGCCTATGGACTGCCCCACAGCACTACACCAGCTCATGTTAGACTGCTGGGTGAAAGAACGCAACCTGCGGCCCAAATTCACCCAGATAGTCGCCACCCTGGATAAACTAATCCGCAATGCCGCCAGCCTCAAGGTGGTCACGAACAGCACACAGTCGACCGG GGACTTGCTGCGGATAGGGGTTACATTGGCCGGCCACCAGAAGAAGATTCTAGGTAGCATTCAGGACATGAGACTACAGATGAaccaaacacttcctgtccaggTGTGA
- the LOC129189368 gene encoding ephrin type-B receptor 3-like isoform X1 yields MTMDYVLLLCSFLLAVASAVEETLMDTKWATTELAWTSHPETGWEEVSGYDDAMNPIRTYQVCNVRELNQNNWLRSDFIPRKDVLRVYVEMKFTVRDCNSIPNIPGSCKETFNLFYYESDSDSATATSPFWMENPYVKVDTIAPDTSFSKLDSGLVNTKVRSFGPLSKAGFYLAFQDLGACMSLISVRVFYKKCSTTIANFAVFPETATGAEATSLVIAPGTCVPNALEVSVPLKLYCNGDGEWMVPVGACTCSAGFEPAMKDTQCQACSPGTFKYKQGEGFCLPCPANSRASSGAASVCSCRNGYYRSDTDTPDSPCTTVPSAPRNVISSVNETSLVLEWSEPRDMGGRNDTFYNVICKKCLPERGMCSRCDDNVDISPRHLGLTLRRVAVRNLQAHTQYSFEIQAVNGVSNKSPYTPQFSTVNITTNQAAPSAVPTVHLMAATASTMSLSWLPPEKPNGIILDYEIKYHEKVSRNDQGEAIAHTMTAQRSNARIEGLKAGTPYVVQVRARTVAGYGRYSSPADFSTNLQTDPPKLWQEQLPLIVGSATAVFVFIIAVVVIAIVCLRKQRNGSESEYTEKLQQYKSPIVTPGMKVYIDPFTYEDPNEAVREFAKEIDVSCVKIEEVIGAGNPPKLLSYRGKTASHLQAIPLEDFTPSGTFTQFIGEFGEVCRGRLKLPGRREIIVAIKTLKVGYTDRQRRDFLSEASIMGQFDHPNIIRLEGVVTKSRPVMIVTEFMENGALDSFLRLNDGQFTVIQLVGMLRGIAAGMKYLSDMNYVHRDLAARNILVNSNLVCKVSDFGLSRFLEDDPTDPTYTSSLYFMLTYSFAYPQGGKIPIRWTAPEAIAYRKFTSASDVWSYGIVMWEVMSYGERPYWDMSNQDVINAVEQDYRLPPPMDCPTALHQLMLDCWVKERNLRPKFTQIVATLDKLIRNAASLKVVTNSTQSTGVSQPLLDRCVPDYTTFTTVGDWLDAIKMSRYHENFINAGFASFDLVAQMTAEDLLRIGVTLAGHQKKILGSIQDMRLQMNQTLPVQV; encoded by the exons TGGGAAGAAGTGAGTGGCTATGACGATGCCATGAATCCCATCCGGACTTACCAAGTTTGTAATGTGCGAGAGCTCAACCAGAATAACTGGCTACGCAGTGACTTTATCCCGCGGAAGGATGTGCTGCGTGTATATGTGGAGATGAAGTTCACAGTGCGTGACTGCAACAGCATCCCAAACATCCCAGGCTCCTGCAAAGAGACCTTCAACCTCTTCTACTATGAGTCGGActccgactcagccacagcaaCCAGTCCGTTCTGGATGGAAAACCCATACGTGAAAGTGGACACCATCGCGCCAGATACGAGCTTTTCCAAGCTCGATTCCGGACTTGTTAACACTAAAGTCAGGAGTTTCGGGCCGTTGTCCAAAGCCGGGTTCTATCTGGCCTTCCAGGACCTTGGGGCTTGCATGTCGCTCATCTCAGTGAGGGTTTTTTATAAGAAGTGCTCCACCACCATAGCCAACTTTGCAGTTTTTCCAGAGACAGCAACCGGAGCTGAAGCGACATCCTTGGTCATTGCCCCTGGAACTTGTGTGCCCAACGCCTTGGAGGTGTCCGTGCCGCTAAAGTTGTACTGCAACGGAGATGGGGAATGGATGGTTCCTGTGGGTGCCTGCACCTGCTCAGCTGGTTTTGAGCCTGCCATGAAGGATACTCAATGTCAAG CTTGCAGCCCTGGAACCTTCAAGTACAAGCAAGGGGAGGGCTTCTGTTTGCCTTGCCCTGCAAACAGCCGTGCCAGCTCTGGAGCGGCAAGCGTTTGCTCCTGTCGAAACGGTTACTACCGATCGGACACGGACACCCCCGACTCACCCTGCACAA CTGTTCCCTCCGCCCCACGCAATGTCATCTCCAGTGTGAATGAAACTTCACTTGTTCTGGAATGGAGCGAGCCAAGGGATATGGGCGGCCGCAATGACACCTTCTACAACGTCATCTGCAAGAAGTGCCTGCCCGAGCGGGGAATGTGCTCTCGCTGCGATGACAACGTGGACATCTCGCCGCGCCACCTGGGTCTTACCCTGCGCAGAGTGGCGGTCCGCAACCTGCAAGCCCACACGCAGTACAGCTTTGAGATTCAGGCCGTCAACGGCGTTTCCAACAAGAGTCCTTACACGCCTCAGTTTTCTACAGTGAACATCACCACGAATCAGGCTG CACCATCTGCAGTACCTACAGTTCACCTGATGGCGGCCACAGCGAGCACCATGAGCCTGTCCTGGCTGCCTCCAGAAAAACCCAACGGAATCATTCTGGATTATGAGATTAAATACCATGAGAAGGTAAGCAGAAAT GATCAGGGTGAAGCCATCGCTCATACAATGACGGCCCAACGGAGCAATGCCCGCATTGAAGGTCTCAAGGCTGGTACGCCTTACGTGGTGCAGGTCCGTGCACGAACAGTGGCCGGTTACGGTCGTTACAGCAGCCCGGCGGACTTCAGCACCAACCTCCAAA CTGACCCACCCAAGTTGTGGCAAGAGCAGCTACCCCTCATCGTAGGATCAGCTACTGCCGTCTTTGTCTTCATCATTGCCGTTGTGGTCATCGCTATTGTCTGCCTCAG AAAGCAGAGGAACGGTTCAGAGTCAGAATATACAGAGAAACTGCAGCAGTACA AATCCCCAATAGTCACTCCGGGAATGAAGGTCTACATTGACCCCTTCACCTATGAGGATCCCAATGAAGCCGTGAGGGAGTTTGCCAAAGAGATTGACGTCTCCTGCGTGAAGATCGAGGAGGTCATCGGCGCAGGTAACCCACCAAAGCTCCTGAGCTACAGGGGGAAGACTGCTAGTCACCTCCAGGCCATACCGTTAGAGGACTTCACACCAAGCGGTACTTTCACTCAATTCATCG GAGAGTTTGGAGAGGTGTGCCGTGGTCGCCTCAAGCTGCCTGGCCGCCGCGAGATCATCGTTGCCATCAAGACTCTCAAAGTAGGCTACACTGACCGGCAGAGGAGAGACTTCCTCTCCGAGGCATCCATCATGGGGCAGTTTGACCACCCCAATATTATCCGCTTGGAGGGTGTGGTCACCAAGAGTCGACCAGTGATGATTGTGACCGAGTTCATGGAGAATGGAGCACTGGACTCGTTCTTAAGG CTCAACGATGGGCAGTTCACCGTGATCCAGCTCGTCGGCATGCTGCGTGGCATTGCAGCAGGCATGAAGTACCTGTCGGATATGAACTATGTGCACAGAGACTTGGCTGCCCGTAACATTCTGGTCAACAGCAACCTGGTGTGCAAAGTGTCCGACTTTGGCCTATCCCGTTTTCTTGAAGATGACCCTACGGACCCCACCTATACGAGCTCACTG TATTTCATGCTCACCTACTCATTCGCATATCCACAGGGAGGGAAGATACCTATTCGATGGACCGCACCCGAGGCGATTGCCTACAGGAAGTTCACCTCAGCGAGCGACGTGTGGAGCTACGGCATTGTCATGTGGGAAGTCATGTCGTACGGAGAGAGGCCGTACTGGGACATGAGCAATCAGGAC GTGATAAATGCCGTGGAGCAGGACTATCGACTGCCCCCGCCTATGGACTGCCCCACAGCACTACACCAGCTCATGTTAGACTGCTGGGTGAAAGAACGCAACCTGCGGCCCAAATTCACCCAGATAGTCGCCACCCTGGATAAACTAATCCGCAATGCCGCCAGCCTCAAGGTGGTCACGAACAGCACACAGTCGACCGG GGTATCCCAACCCTTGCTTGACCGCTGCGTGCCAGACTACACAACTTTCACCACTGTGGGAGACTGGCTGGACGCCATCAAGATGAGCCGCTACCACGAGAATTTCATCAACGCCGGATTTGCTTCCTTTGACCTGGTTGCTCAGATGACAGCAGA GGACTTGCTGCGGATAGGGGTTACATTGGCCGGCCACCAGAAGAAGATTCTAGGTAGCATTCAGGACATGAGACTACAGATGAaccaaacacttcctgtccaggTGTGA
- the LOC129189368 gene encoding ephrin type-B receptor 3-like isoform X8, whose product MTMDYVLLLCSFLLAVASAVEETLMDTKWATTELAWTSHPETGWEEVSGYDDAMNPIRTYQVCNVRELNQNNWLRSDFIPRKDVLRVYVEMKFTVRDCNSIPNIPGSCKETFNLFYYESDSDSATATSPFWMENPYVKVDTIAPDTSFSKLDSGLVNTKVRSFGPLSKAGFYLAFQDLGACMSLISVRVFYKKCSTTIANFAVFPETATGAEATSLVIAPGTCVPNALEVSVPLKLYCNGDGEWMVPVGACTCSAGFEPAMKDTQCQACSPGTFKYKQGEGFCLPCPANSRASSGAASVCSCRNGYYRSDTDTPDSPCTTVPSAPRNVISSVNETSLVLEWSEPRDMGGRNDTFYNVICKKCLPERGMCSRCDDNVDISPRHLGLTLRRVAVRNLQAHTQYSFEIQAVNGVSNKSPYTPQFSTVNITTNQAAPSAVPTVHLMAATASTMSLSWLPPEKPNGIILDYEIKYHEKVSRNDQGEAIAHTMTAQRSNARIEGLKAGTPYVVQVRARTVAGYGRYSSPADFSTNLQTDPPKLWQEQLPLIVGSATAVFVFIIAVVVIAIVCLRKQRNGSESEYTEKLQQYKSPIVTPGMKVYIDPFTYEDPNEAVREFAKEIDVSCVKIEEVIGAGEFGEVCRGRLKLPGRREIIVAIKTLKVGYTDRQRRDFLSEASIMGQFDHPNIIRLEGVVTKSRPVMIVTEFMENGALDSFLRLNDGQFTVIQLVGMLRGIAAGMKYLSDMNYVHRDLAARNILVNSNLVCKVSDFGLSRFLEDDPTDPTYTSSLYFMLTYSFAYPQGGKIPIRWTAPEAIAYRKFTSASDVWSYGIVMWEVMSYGERPYWDMSNQDVINAVEQDYRLPPPMDCPTALHQLMLDCWVKERNLRPKFTQIVATLDKLIRNAASLKVVTNSTQSTGVSQPLLDRCVPDYTTFTTVGDWLDAIKMSRYHENFINAGFASFDLVAQMTAEDLLRIGVTLAGHQKKILGSIQDMRLQMNQTLPVQV is encoded by the exons TGGGAAGAAGTGAGTGGCTATGACGATGCCATGAATCCCATCCGGACTTACCAAGTTTGTAATGTGCGAGAGCTCAACCAGAATAACTGGCTACGCAGTGACTTTATCCCGCGGAAGGATGTGCTGCGTGTATATGTGGAGATGAAGTTCACAGTGCGTGACTGCAACAGCATCCCAAACATCCCAGGCTCCTGCAAAGAGACCTTCAACCTCTTCTACTATGAGTCGGActccgactcagccacagcaaCCAGTCCGTTCTGGATGGAAAACCCATACGTGAAAGTGGACACCATCGCGCCAGATACGAGCTTTTCCAAGCTCGATTCCGGACTTGTTAACACTAAAGTCAGGAGTTTCGGGCCGTTGTCCAAAGCCGGGTTCTATCTGGCCTTCCAGGACCTTGGGGCTTGCATGTCGCTCATCTCAGTGAGGGTTTTTTATAAGAAGTGCTCCACCACCATAGCCAACTTTGCAGTTTTTCCAGAGACAGCAACCGGAGCTGAAGCGACATCCTTGGTCATTGCCCCTGGAACTTGTGTGCCCAACGCCTTGGAGGTGTCCGTGCCGCTAAAGTTGTACTGCAACGGAGATGGGGAATGGATGGTTCCTGTGGGTGCCTGCACCTGCTCAGCTGGTTTTGAGCCTGCCATGAAGGATACTCAATGTCAAG CTTGCAGCCCTGGAACCTTCAAGTACAAGCAAGGGGAGGGCTTCTGTTTGCCTTGCCCTGCAAACAGCCGTGCCAGCTCTGGAGCGGCAAGCGTTTGCTCCTGTCGAAACGGTTACTACCGATCGGACACGGACACCCCCGACTCACCCTGCACAA CTGTTCCCTCCGCCCCACGCAATGTCATCTCCAGTGTGAATGAAACTTCACTTGTTCTGGAATGGAGCGAGCCAAGGGATATGGGCGGCCGCAATGACACCTTCTACAACGTCATCTGCAAGAAGTGCCTGCCCGAGCGGGGAATGTGCTCTCGCTGCGATGACAACGTGGACATCTCGCCGCGCCACCTGGGTCTTACCCTGCGCAGAGTGGCGGTCCGCAACCTGCAAGCCCACACGCAGTACAGCTTTGAGATTCAGGCCGTCAACGGCGTTTCCAACAAGAGTCCTTACACGCCTCAGTTTTCTACAGTGAACATCACCACGAATCAGGCTG CACCATCTGCAGTACCTACAGTTCACCTGATGGCGGCCACAGCGAGCACCATGAGCCTGTCCTGGCTGCCTCCAGAAAAACCCAACGGAATCATTCTGGATTATGAGATTAAATACCATGAGAAGGTAAGCAGAAAT GATCAGGGTGAAGCCATCGCTCATACAATGACGGCCCAACGGAGCAATGCCCGCATTGAAGGTCTCAAGGCTGGTACGCCTTACGTGGTGCAGGTCCGTGCACGAACAGTGGCCGGTTACGGTCGTTACAGCAGCCCGGCGGACTTCAGCACCAACCTCCAAA CTGACCCACCCAAGTTGTGGCAAGAGCAGCTACCCCTCATCGTAGGATCAGCTACTGCCGTCTTTGTCTTCATCATTGCCGTTGTGGTCATCGCTATTGTCTGCCTCAG AAAGCAGAGGAACGGTTCAGAGTCAGAATATACAGAGAAACTGCAGCAGTACA AATCCCCAATAGTCACTCCGGGAATGAAGGTCTACATTGACCCCTTCACCTATGAGGATCCCAATGAAGCCGTGAGGGAGTTTGCCAAAGAGATTGACGTCTCCTGCGTGAAGATCGAGGAGGTCATCGGCGCAG GAGAGTTTGGAGAGGTGTGCCGTGGTCGCCTCAAGCTGCCTGGCCGCCGCGAGATCATCGTTGCCATCAAGACTCTCAAAGTAGGCTACACTGACCGGCAGAGGAGAGACTTCCTCTCCGAGGCATCCATCATGGGGCAGTTTGACCACCCCAATATTATCCGCTTGGAGGGTGTGGTCACCAAGAGTCGACCAGTGATGATTGTGACCGAGTTCATGGAGAATGGAGCACTGGACTCGTTCTTAAGG CTCAACGATGGGCAGTTCACCGTGATCCAGCTCGTCGGCATGCTGCGTGGCATTGCAGCAGGCATGAAGTACCTGTCGGATATGAACTATGTGCACAGAGACTTGGCTGCCCGTAACATTCTGGTCAACAGCAACCTGGTGTGCAAAGTGTCCGACTTTGGCCTATCCCGTTTTCTTGAAGATGACCCTACGGACCCCACCTATACGAGCTCACTG TATTTCATGCTCACCTACTCATTCGCATATCCACAGGGAGGGAAGATACCTATTCGATGGACCGCACCCGAGGCGATTGCCTACAGGAAGTTCACCTCAGCGAGCGACGTGTGGAGCTACGGCATTGTCATGTGGGAAGTCATGTCGTACGGAGAGAGGCCGTACTGGGACATGAGCAATCAGGAC GTGATAAATGCCGTGGAGCAGGACTATCGACTGCCCCCGCCTATGGACTGCCCCACAGCACTACACCAGCTCATGTTAGACTGCTGGGTGAAAGAACGCAACCTGCGGCCCAAATTCACCCAGATAGTCGCCACCCTGGATAAACTAATCCGCAATGCCGCCAGCCTCAAGGTGGTCACGAACAGCACACAGTCGACCGG GGTATCCCAACCCTTGCTTGACCGCTGCGTGCCAGACTACACAACTTTCACCACTGTGGGAGACTGGCTGGACGCCATCAAGATGAGCCGCTACCACGAGAATTTCATCAACGCCGGATTTGCTTCCTTTGACCTGGTTGCTCAGATGACAGCAGA GGACTTGCTGCGGATAGGGGTTACATTGGCCGGCCACCAGAAGAAGATTCTAGGTAGCATTCAGGACATGAGACTACAGATGAaccaaacacttcctgtccaggTGTGA